In a single window of the Niabella ginsenosidivorans genome:
- a CDS encoding SDR family oxidoreductase — MSKKQILVTGGAGFIGSNLTEYFLNKRGYTVRVLDNFSTGHRLNIEPFLTNPDFELLEGDIRNPDTCQQAVKGCHYVLHQAALGSVPRSIKDPITTNEVNISGFLNMLVAARDAGVQRFVYAASSSTYGDSASLPKVEDKIGKPLSPYAITKYVNELYADIFSRTYGLPTIGLRYFNVFGRRQDPNGAYAAVIPLFVKKLMNHESPVINGTGDYSRDFTYIDNVIQMNERAMLTESPEAVNTIYNTAVGDRTTLNQLVALLKEYLSAYDPAISQVAVIRGPERAGDIPHSQASIEKAKSLLSYAPSHHFADGLKLAVEWYWNNL; from the coding sequence ATGAGTAAAAAACAAATTTTAGTCACCGGTGGCGCTGGATTTATTGGCTCTAATCTAACCGAGTATTTCTTAAATAAGAGGGGGTATACCGTACGGGTATTGGATAATTTTTCCACCGGTCACCGTCTCAATATTGAGCCTTTTTTAACCAACCCCGATTTTGAATTGCTGGAAGGTGATATCCGGAACCCGGATACCTGCCAGCAGGCGGTAAAGGGCTGTCATTATGTGCTGCACCAGGCCGCCCTGGGCTCCGTACCTCGTTCCATCAAAGACCCGATCACTACCAATGAGGTCAATATTTCCGGGTTCCTGAATATGCTGGTAGCGGCCCGGGATGCGGGCGTGCAGCGTTTTGTATACGCCGCCAGTTCTTCTACCTATGGCGATTCGGCATCTCTCCCCAAGGTAGAGGACAAAATCGGGAAGCCGCTTTCTCCCTATGCCATAACCAAGTATGTAAACGAGCTTTATGCCGATATTTTCAGCCGTACCTATGGGCTGCCCACCATTGGCCTGCGCTATTTTAATGTATTTGGCCGCCGGCAGGACCCTAACGGGGCCTATGCCGCGGTGATCCCGCTTTTTGTAAAGAAACTGATGAATCATGAAAGCCCGGTGATCAATGGTACCGGCGATTACTCAAGGGATTTCACTTATATCGACAATGTGATCCAGATGAATGAACGGGCCATGCTGACTGAGAGCCCGGAAGCAGTAAATACCATATATAATACTGCCGTGGGCGACCGTACCACATTGAATCAACTGGTAGCGCTTTTAAAAGAATACCTGTCAGCCTATGATCCAGCCATCAGCCAGGTAGCCGTCATCCGCGGCCCGGAGCGGGCAGGCGATATTCCTCATTCGCAAGCTAGCATTGAAAAAGCTAAATCTTTATTAAGTTATGCACCTTC
- a CDS encoding GumC family protein, whose product MNEESIISNEQPKELNLRAELTRYTRNWYWFALGVLICLILAFLYLRYTTPVYQTSAELLVKDDKKGGGGAADAMQMFQDLDIFNTTKSVDNEVRVLKSKSLLQRAMRQLPGLQPTQLVQGNIRTSEAYGENRPFIIQIDTLYEDSLLKKGVGNYTISVNKEHTGFTLTQEIDNKTQYFRFGQKIQTLFGSFSINPNPRFRFSGDEILLRFNNIKEYAADYAKNMSIDVSDQQTSTIIITVKDPVSQKAIDIINKLIEVYNQDAIDDKNIVSRNTVAFIDDRLRTLVGELSGVEKKVSEFKEKNQITDVTSDINAYMTQTQGLYQKLEDAKLQANILSSLQTYISKPGNEHTLVPTSLGIQDPTLNGLIQSFNDLQLKRQQTLATVEPDNILVQNIDKSINTVRKSISENIRNLQKGVNVTQGLINQDYGQFQSKIKTVPAVERQLLEIQREQGIKQTIYQYLLQKKEESLISLAATVSNSRIIDDTAADDKPVSPKRMLVYLGALVAGLLIPFGIMYIIDLLNDKVRLQKDILSRTNIPILGEIMHAQSDEELVVKENTRTPISEMFRLIRSNLKFATSGKEDKVILTTSSMSGEGKTFFCTNLGASLVLSGKKVVLLEFDLRKPKLLKGLHITAAKGISNFVIDKNLRPADLVQPVKELNGMYVIGAGPIPPNPSELLLSDRIGELINSLKQEYDHIIIDCPPVGQVSDAFTLGAFADISAYVVRYNYTFKEQLNIVQDIYTNKKLNNLMIVLNDAKPKNSYGYGYGYGYGYGYASDSLKKRTLKQRIKKLFKQ is encoded by the coding sequence ATGAACGAAGAATCGATTATCTCTAATGAACAACCGAAGGAATTAAATTTACGGGCAGAGCTCACCCGTTATACCCGCAACTGGTACTGGTTTGCACTAGGGGTACTGATTTGCCTTATCCTGGCTTTTTTATATTTGCGTTATACGACTCCGGTATACCAGACAAGTGCCGAGTTGCTGGTCAAAGATGATAAAAAAGGAGGTGGTGGTGCTGCGGATGCCATGCAGATGTTCCAGGACCTGGATATTTTTAATACTACCAAGAGCGTGGATAATGAAGTACGGGTCTTAAAAAGTAAAAGCCTGTTGCAAAGAGCAATGCGGCAATTACCAGGTTTACAACCTACCCAGCTGGTTCAAGGGAATATACGTACTTCTGAGGCTTATGGAGAAAATAGGCCTTTTATAATCCAGATCGATACATTATATGAAGATTCACTTTTAAAAAAAGGAGTTGGAAACTATACTATTTCTGTAAATAAAGAGCATACAGGATTTACATTAACGCAAGAAATCGATAATAAGACCCAATATTTCCGATTCGGGCAAAAAATACAAACACTTTTTGGCAGTTTTAGCATCAATCCTAATCCACGGTTCCGGTTTTCTGGGGACGAGATCCTACTCCGCTTCAATAATATTAAGGAATATGCGGCAGATTATGCTAAAAATATGTCTATCGATGTAAGTGATCAACAAACCAGTACCATTATTATCACTGTCAAAGATCCCGTTTCACAGAAGGCTATTGATATTATTAACAAGTTGATCGAGGTGTATAACCAGGATGCCATTGATGATAAAAATATTGTTTCACGAAATACGGTAGCCTTTATCGATGACCGGTTGCGTACGCTCGTGGGCGAACTTTCCGGAGTGGAAAAAAAAGTATCGGAGTTTAAAGAAAAGAACCAAATCACCGATGTTACTTCAGATATCAACGCCTATATGACCCAGACCCAGGGGCTCTACCAGAAACTGGAAGACGCCAAGCTGCAGGCCAATATACTCAGCTCCCTGCAGACCTATATCAGCAAGCCTGGCAATGAGCATACCTTGGTACCTACCTCCCTCGGCATCCAGGACCCAACTCTGAATGGACTCATCCAGAGTTTTAACGACCTGCAGTTAAAACGCCAGCAAACCCTGGCCACGGTGGAGCCGGATAATATCCTGGTGCAGAATATTGACAAAAGCATCAATACCGTGCGCAAAAGCATTTCCGAGAATATCCGCAACCTGCAAAAGGGGGTGAATGTGACCCAGGGGCTGATCAACCAGGATTATGGGCAGTTCCAGTCAAAGATCAAAACCGTTCCGGCGGTGGAACGGCAATTGCTGGAGATACAGCGGGAACAGGGCATCAAGCAAACCATTTACCAGTATCTGTTGCAGAAAAAAGAGGAATCACTGATCTCCCTGGCTGCTACGGTATCCAATTCCCGGATTATTGATGATACTGCTGCTGATGATAAACCGGTATCACCTAAAAGAATGCTGGTATACTTGGGAGCCCTGGTTGCTGGACTACTGATTCCCTTTGGTATTATGTATATAATAGACTTACTAAATGATAAAGTTCGCTTACAAAAAGATATTCTTTCCCGTACCAATATCCCCATACTGGGTGAAATTATGCATGCTCAGTCCGATGAGGAACTGGTGGTAAAAGAGAACACCCGCACTCCGATTTCTGAAATGTTCCGGCTGATCCGCAGCAATCTCAAATTTGCCACATCAGGTAAGGAGGATAAAGTCATTCTGACCACTTCCAGTATGAGCGGCGAGGGCAAGACCTTTTTCTGTACCAACCTGGGGGCTAGCTTAGTTTTGAGCGGTAAAAAAGTAGTGCTGCTGGAATTTGATCTCCGCAAACCAAAATTATTAAAAGGTTTGCATATCACCGCTGCTAAGGGCATTTCGAACTTCGTAATTGACAAAAATCTGAGACCTGCAGACCTGGTGCAGCCGGTAAAGGAGCTTAATGGTATGTATGTCATCGGTGCCGGACCTATTCCTCCCAATCCTTCCGAATTGCTGTTAAGCGACCGGATCGGGGAACTGATCAACAGCCTTAAACAGGAATATGATCATATTATTATAGACTGTCCTCCTGTGGGCCAGGTGTCAGATGCCTTTACCCTGGGCGCCTTTGCTGATATCAGCGCTTATGTAGTGCGTTATAATTATACCTTTAAAGAGCAGTTGAATATTGTGCAGGATATTTATACCAACAAAAAACTCAATAACCTCATGATCGTGCTCAATGATGCTAAGCCTAAAAATTCTTACGGGTATGGGTATGGATACGGATATGGATATGGATACGCTAGTGATAGTCTCAAAAAGAGAACCTTGAAACAAAGAATTAAAAAGCTATTTAAGCAATAA